TTCTCCAGCATCTTTCGTTCTTTCATTACAGAAAGTAGATCCTTGCGTTTTTTTTCAGCGAGTGCTTTCATCTCCTCAATTTGTCTTTCTTTCTCTCTTATCTCTCTGCTTAATTGTCTTATAAATTTGTAACTGATAGCAATTTCGTCCGTTGTAATCGGACAACTCTGGAGTTTGCGTAGTTTGTCAATCATCCCCTTTTTCTCCTCTTTCATCTCATTCAGGGTATACTGTGCTTTCTGTATTTCCTGGAGGTAGCTGTGGTACTCCATAAGAACCTTTTCTTCTTTCGCTTTTTTCGCGTTTAGAACTGACTGCAATTTAAATACAAACATTGAAACTATTCTTCAAAAATTTCGAAAAGATTTTTCTTTGTTGTTTCAAAATCAATTTTTTCATCGATGTCCTGTCTGAGGAAGTCGTTAACCTTATCTATCATTGCGATTGCGTAGTCTATTTCGGGATTTGAACCTTTTACGTAAGCTCCAATGTTTATAAGGTCCTCTGCTTTTCTGTAAGTGGCAAGGATATTTTGAAGTTTCGTCGCTTTTTTCATGTGTTCTTCATCCACTATGTCTATCATTACTCGACTTACACTCTGGAGGACATCAATAGCGGGATAGTG
The genomic region above belongs to Syntrophales bacterium and contains:
- the fliJ gene encoding flagellar export protein FliJ, coding for MFVFKLQSVLNAKKAKEEKVLMEYHSYLQEIQKAQYTLNEMKEEKKGMIDKLRKLQSCPITTDEIAISYKFIRQLSREIREKERQIEEMKALAEKKRKDLLSVMKERKMLEKLKEKHFKEFKQHHETKEKNFFDESAILRFTKNEHE